In Rhodothermales bacterium, the genomic stretch TGGTTTTCCGAGGGAAGCTGGTCGTCGACATGAAACAGACCCTTTTCGATTTGCTCGCGCAGCCAATCGCTGATCTGCTCGTGTCGTGGACGTCCTGATTGTAGCATAGGGATGGTACGAATGGCGAGGCGTGCCTCCAGGTTTTCCTGAAGATACGTCGCGGAGATCTGTTCGTTCACACGTAAATTATCGACCTCGATTCACCCACCTACGTGTAACGACAGGCCATGCTCCACCCCGACCTCCTGCGGTTTGTCACCCGGGACGACATTCAGATTGAAGAAGCGCCCTGGGGGCCGCACCACTGGCTCTGCCGGCCCGGCCTCACGGACGCGCAGGACTTGCTGCTCGTCCGCGTCCACATGCCCGCCGGCAAAGCGCATCAGTTCCACCGCCATCCCGCCATGGAGGAGATCATCTACGTCGTTTCCGGCGTCGCGGAGCAATGGGTGGATGATGCGTTCCGCATCCTCCAGGCCGGCGAAATCGCCCACATCCCGAAGGATGTAGTCCACGCCACCTACAACGCCGGCGACGAGCCGCTCGTCTTCCTGGCCATCCTTTCCCCGGCGATTTTTGAAGGGCCGGCTGTGGTGGATATGTGTCAGGAAGAACCCTGGCGCTCGCTCAAGACGCCGGTCATCTACCCGTGATTGATGCCCTCCAGTGGAACAAGGTGAGGCGGCCGGGCTGCTGGCCGCGTTTTGTGTGGAGACTGGCGCCACCCCGCGTCAGGTGCGGGCGGACGCCAGCCGGCTGGCGGATTTCCAGCGCCGGCTCGGGGAGCACGGGGTGGGTGTGCGGTGGCCGGCGCCGATGACGGCGGCGACATAACATCGCTCACCCCATCTTTTTCAGGTAGGAGGCGCTGGCCGGCAACACGGCGGGATCCATCTCCACATAGACATTGTTCAGGCCCCCGACCTTCGCGGCGTCGAAGAAATCCTTCCAGTCTACGACGCCCTCGCCAATGGCGACCGCGGACTCCTTCGCCGGCGACCAGTCCGCCAGGTGCGCCGAGATGAACCGGCCGGGGTGCGCCCGGAAATAGTCGGCCGCCTTGTAGCCGATGTTGACGACGGCGACCTGGAACTGGAGCTTGACAAGGTCCGTGTCGAAGCGTTCGAGGAGGACGTCGTAAATGAGCGTCCCGTCGATCTTTTCGAACTCGCCATGGTGGTTGTGGAAGCCGAGCTGGATGCCGGCGGCCTTCGTCTGTTCGCCGAGGCGGTTCATCGTGTCGGCGGCCTTTTTCCAGTCGTCCATCGTGGCTTCTTTGCCCAGGCCGAGGCTCGACGCCACCATCTGGGTGTAGCCCATATCCTTCGCGAAGGCGATCCGCTCGGGCAGATGGTCCCGCAACTCGGCGAAGTTGTAGTGGCTGCTTTCGCAGTGGATCCCCTCCCCATCCAGGATGCGTTTTAACTCCTTGCCGGAGTACTTGAGGAGCGGCGCGAAGCCGGATTTTTCGTAGCTGGGGGGCGAACACAGCTCGATGCCGCTGTATCCGTGGGCGACCATCTTTTTCATGGTGCCGACAAAGTCCTGCGCGATCTGCTCCCGCACCACCCAGGTCTGGAACGCGATCTTCCCGCCGGGGATCGGCGCGGGAATGTGCGCATGGAGCAACTGGGGCGTAAAGAGCGACGCAGCGGCGAGGCCGGCGGTGCGATGGAGGAAATTGCGGCGATTCATGCTCATGATTGGGGCCAGGCGAAGGTGTGTGGGGTAGGAGTGCATCCAATATCCCCAGAAAAGCGCTTACTTGCAAGCCGGTTTCGGAACACACCCGTAAGGACACGATACATCGTATCCCGCATACCCAACATCTTCCCGGATCGCGCGTACCAGCGGCACATCCACCAACCTGACATACATCCATGGAGCTTACGCTGGAGAAACGAGACGCGATCGCCACCCTGTGCCTCATGGCCGCTTTTGCCGACGGCCAGAAAGACGACAACGAGCGGGACCGCATCAAGGAGATCTTCGACAGCCTCGGCGCCGGCTTCTCGCCATCCCTGTACACCCGCGTCGTCCTCGGCCAGGCCGATATCAACGCCGCGGCCGATACGCTCGACGCGCCGGCGCTACGGACCCTCGCCTACGAAATGGCCGTCGGTGTCTGCGATGCAGATGGCGCGACTACTGGCGACGAAAAGGCTTTTCTGGAACGTCTCAGCACGGCTCTCGGACTCGACGCCGCCGCCTCGCGCGCCTTCCTGGCGCAGGGCGACGCCCTGGCGACGCTCCCGCTCGACAGCGCGGAACCCGTGCCGGCCGTGGCCTCAACCGGTCCGGCCGGCGCCCTGAAGGACGATCCAATCCTCGATGCCCTCATTCTGAAATACGCCGTCATCAACGGCGGGCTGGAGCTCCTGCCGCAGTCCCTCGCCTCGATGGCCATCATCCCACTCCAGATGAAGCTCGTCTACAGCGTGGGGCAACACTATGGCTACGCGTTGGATCAGGGTCACATCCGCGAGTTGCTGGCGACGGTAGGTGTGGGGATGACCTCACAGGTCGTCGAGAACTTCGCGCGCAAGATCGTCGGCGGGGTGTTGAAGGGGACGCTGGGCAAGATGGGCAGCGCGGCAACCGGGGCGGCGGTGACGTTTGCGTCCACGTACGCCGTGGGGCACGTGGCGCGGTCGTATTACAGCGCCGGCCGGAAGCTGGAGCCGGAGACGCTCAAACGGATGTTCAGCGAACACGTCGAACGCGGCAAGGCCCTGTTCACCAGCCACCAGCCGGCCGTCGAAGCCAGCGCGCGGAATACGGACGTGGGGTCGTTGCTGAAGATGGTGCGAGGGTAAATACGAAGTTTACTCCGCCTATTTGCCTTCGAATGGGTTAAAAAGTCGCAATCCTTCTACCCATTCAAAATCCTTTACATTACGCGTCACTAACACCCTTCCCCAATGGAGCGCCGTAGCTGCAATGAGCGAATCACCAAGCGCCATGGATTGTTGCCTTCGCAGATGAATCGCCAATTCCAGGACACCCGGTGAGATAGGAAGTACTTCGGCAACCAAGAAGAACTCCTCCAATAAACGTTGCTCGTGCTCGGTGAGACGGTGATATCCAAGTGTCTCCACCATGCTCACAGCCGATACCGACGGGGCCTGTTCAGCGATAAAACGCCTCAGCCACTCGTTTTCAGGAAGGGCGGCATAAATGATTATGTTGCTATCGAGGAGCACAGCCGATCACTTCGAGCGAAACGGGAGTGGCCTATCTTCCCGCACAGCCTGTTGCCACTCGACGGGGTTCTCTATGTCCGAAAATGCCGAAGATTCAGCGAGCTTCTCCAATAGATCGGCCATACGTTGCCCTCTGCCTTCGCGCGTGGTTGGGGTCTCGATCAGCGTGATGTGCACACGTACCGGATGCGGAAGCTGGGGATCATCCTGGGCCCAGGCAATCGTATTCCCGTCTAATATGGCTTCGTAGGTTCTGAGCATGAGTCACGTGGGCTTTTTCGAGTGAACGTCCTCATTCAAGCAAAGGTTTTGCTTCAGGCTTCGGGGCAGCAAATTCGCCGATCAAGCCCGATGCGACGAACGTTTCCATGATTATCTACCGCCGGCCACGTCGCTGAAGAGACAGACCCATGGGACTTCGCGCGCGCATCCTGCTCCCCAGACCGCTTTCCGAGAAACACGTCGCCATCCTCGAGCAGGGACTTCGTACGATCAGCACCGACTTCGAGCCCGGCCTGTTCGACGAGGAGGGGTGGGACTTCTCTCTGACCAACGGGTACCCGATTCGCATCCGGTACCGGGGGCCGGCTCGCCGGCTCTACATGAGCTTCTACACCAACGAAACCCTGATCGACGAACAGGAAGCCGACATGATCGGCGCCGGCTTCGGCTGGAAACCCACCTACGCCTTTACCGTCGGCTCCTACGAAACCGAGCCCTGCGACCACCACCTCCTCGGCGGCCTCACCCTCATCCTGGCCGAAAAACTGCGCGGCCTCGTCGACTACTGCGGCTACCTTACCCCCGGCCGCGTCACCGATCCCAAACGCCAGAAAGACATGAATCTGGCCCGCCTCCGCGGCCGGCTCTGCATCGTCAACGGCTACTTCCAGTATCACGTCTCGGACCCGCTCTTCCTCCGGTCGTGGCTCCAGCATCCGGGGTTTATGATGATATAGGTTGGCAGAAATAGGTTGCAGGTTGGCAGGTTACAGGTTGCAGGTTGCTCGTACACACGCGAACTTGCCAACCTTTGGATTCTTCGAGTCCGTCGGCTTCGCCGCCGTCCCGCAGGACAGGCCTGCCAACTTGCCAACCTGTAACCTGCCAACCACTTCATGCGCATGACCTTCCGCTGGTACGGCGCTGACGACCGGGTCACGCTGGCATATATCCGCCAGATCCCCGGGCTTGTCGGCATCGTCAGCGCCCTGTATGACATCCCGCCGGGGGCCGTCTGGCCGCTGGAGCGTATTCTGGCCCTCAAGGCGTCCATCGAGTCCGCCGGCCTGGCGTTTGACGTCGTCGAAAGCATCCCGAGGACATCAAGCTCGGCCGGCCCACCCGCGACGCCCACATCGATGCCTACTGCCACAGCATCGAGCATCTGGGCGCGGCCGGCATCCCCGTGTTGTGTTACAACTTCATGACAGTGTTCGACTGGACGCGCACCCGGATCGACCTGCCGATGCCGGACGGGTCCACAACGCTCAGCTACGACCACGACGAGCTTTCCCGGATTAATCTCTCCTGCGTCGGCAAATCGCTGCCGGCGTGGGCGACCTCTTACTCCGCCCGCCAGATCGACGAACTCTTCGACGCCTACACACAGGTCGATGAAGAGCGGCTCTGAGACCATCTAGCGTATTTCCTCGAACGCGTGGTGCCCGTCGCCGAGGCGGCCGGCGTGAAAAACGGCTCGAAGACCCTGTCCCGAGTAGATACCCTGGGTAAGAACCGGGGATGGCAGGGGGACGTCATGCCATCAGATTTCAGAGCCTTCAGCAAACCTGGGATGTGCAGACATATACGAAGAGCCCCGGGCGCCTTCGCGTACCGGGGCTCCGTGCTGACTACTGGACACTTTTCGCAAACCGCCTTTCCCTAGGGCCGTCCGGGGCAGTCTCCAGCCTTCACCCCTTACAATCCTGGAACGCGCAGGCCGCTTCCGTTTACTTCAACAACAGCATCCTCTGGGTCAATGCGCCATCGGGCGTTTCCAATCGATACAGATACGTGCCGCTTGGCAGATCGCCAGAAGAGAATGTGACCTCGTGGCTGCCGGAATCCTGGACACTATCCACAAGGCGCCGGACTTCCCGGCCCAACACGTCATAGACCATGAGCTGGACATAGCCCTGCTCTTCTATGGAGAAGCGAATAGTCGTCGAGGGGTTGAAGGGATTGGGATAGGCCGTTAAAGAGCTCGCGGGTGCTGATTCCTGTTCTATGCTGAACGTGATGTCATCGAGCGCAACAGACCCTTGCGTCCGTATCGTCATACTGACGACTCCCGGCGTGCCCTTGCCCATGTCGCCGGCGTCCGTGATCACGACGGCTTTGCCGTTCTTACCCGTTACCGGTGCCCTGAACGGAGTCATGTTACTATCCTCCGCAAAGCGATCGCACACGGGAGCGGAACAGAGCCGGAAAATCACAAAATCGTCTTCATCGATATCAACTGCGGTGATGCTGTGTATTGTGATAGGGTGAGGGAAATTGAGTATGTGTAGGGCCGGGGCATTCGTGCTGTTCGGATCATCCAAGCCCGATACGCGCGTATCATGAAAAATGAAGACGTGTCCCTGTCCTGAATCGTTTGCATACAACTGACCCTTCTCCCCACCTATGCCTCTTCCCGGGCCGCCGAAGGTTTCATTCGGAGTCCCGAGGTCGTATTCATCACCACTGCACACATCACCCGGGCAGGCTGAGTCTAGGATCGTAGGTACCCCAAAAACAGAAAGAGGGGAGCGGCTGATCAGCGTAATCGGGCCGAAACTGCCGCCTGAAAAGAGAGGCCCTACTTCTAGATTGGAGCCAGGAGCAACATTCTCAAAATCGATGACATCAGTCGTTTGGGCCGTCTCCTCATTGAATGCAACTCGTTGCGCTTGCGTTGTTGTTACAAAGGCGAAGAATGGAAACAAAAGGGCAGATAATCTCAGCAGAAAGGCAATCGACCGGTTTTTCGTTGTATGCGTAGCCATATGCTTACCTCTGACACGTTTAAATCACCTGACACAACAACATACCCCCCGACGGCGTCGGCAGGGTGGGTAGCCAAAAGTGTCCAGTAGTCTGGGCTCCGTGTTATGCTTACTGTTTAGGTCGTCAATAACAAGGATCGATCGAAAGATCGACCAGCTGGCCGCCCGTGATCTTGTCGTCTACGCCGCAGTCTTTCACGACCATGTCGTTGTATTTCTGGGTATTAACTATCGTTTCGCGAGAAGTGGGCGTAAAGAAGCCAAAGCGATTGGAATCACCGGCCAGTTCGATATCGTACTTGGCGTTATTGCCTCCCCGATTGTTGACGAGGTAGTTCTTATTGGCGCCGTCCACGACGAGATAGCCGGTGTCCAGGTTGTCGTGAGAGTAGTTGTCGCGCACCATCCACAGGGTTGCATTCACCTCGGAGCCGACGAGGTCTCCACCCGGTGTGGCCAGCGTAACCGGGTGATTGCATAATACGATGCCTATTAAATTCCCATGGGTGTTATTGTTCGCGATCAAGCCTTTCCGATCGCTGACAAAAATACCGACCAGGGCATCTGAGACATCGTTGTGTTCGATGATGGCGAAATTGCCATTGACTACCAGCACGCCCTCCGTGAAGCCGAGATCGCCGGTTTGCCAGCGTGTTGAACTGACGATTTTATTGTGCCTGATGGACACGTGATCGCTGTGCTGAATGATCACCCCCCGCTCGTGCTCGAGGATGGTCATATGGCTCATCACCATGTTCGGGGAATCCTCGACCCAAAGTGCCGTGCCGCCGACATCGCCTTTCGGGATGATTTTGAAATCACGAACGACGACATCGGGGGCGCCGTAGATCAACAACGCAGGATCCATGATTCCCGTTGTGAATTCCGGGGTGGTATCAGAGATGAGCGTCGCTCCAGTTTCACCAACAAGGGTCACGGTGTGGTTGATTTCGACGGTGCCCGACTCATGATGCAGGCCCGATTTCAGCAGGACGACACCGCCTGATCCCGCGGACGCAATGGCGTCTGCTAGCGCATCGACCGAGCCGGCCGGGACTTCCACGACTGTGCCGCTCGAAAGTAGCTCGTCCAGCGTTTTTTCCGCTGCATTATTTCCTTCCGCACCGGACTCGGCAACAATGCTGCCGCCGGTTTCTACAGGTAACGTGTCCGTACAGCCCGGCATAATCAACCCTGCCAGGCAACAGAGCATCACTATCCTTTTCATACTCGCCTCCTTGTTCAAAATAGGTTGGAAGAACCAGATTCTCGGGGAACGCTCCAGTTGAGCGAATCTGCATTCACAACCTAACAAAAGGCGATTGGCTGAATGAGACAGGTTTTTTACTGCCCGTGTAGTGTCCTCTCCAATAAAGAATTTGACGGATGGGCGAACATCTCAATGATTCAAATCAGCAAACGCCCTGGGGGCGACGCCGTACTTTCTGCGAAAAGCCGTGGAAAAGTGGGAGGGTGATTTGAATCCTGTCCGATACGCCACTTCGGCGACGGTAGCCGAGTGAGACTGGAGCAATTGAGCCGCCCGTGTGAGTCGAATTTCCCATATCAATGCCGTCGGGGTCTTCTCGGTAGTCGCCCGTATTTTGCGGCCGAGTTGGCGTGAGCTCACCCCCAGCTCGTCGGCCAGTTGCGAGACACCGAAATGGCTGTCGCTGATATGGTCCTCGATGATGGCCACCACGCGCTCCAGAAACGCCTCGTCTTCGGCCTGGACGATCACATTGGAAGGCTTGAGTACCACTTCCCGGCTGAATTTTGAGCGCAGGTCATTTCTCGACCGAATGAGACCGGCCACGCGAGCTCTCAACTCGGCCGGACTGAAGGGCTTCTCCAGATAATCGTCTGCCCCACAATCGAAGCCCTTTACGGCTTCCGATTCGCCGGCGAGGGCGGTAAGCAGCATGATCGGGATATGACGCAGCGACTCATTGCTTTTTATCTTCCGGCACAGCTCGAAACCGTCCAGCCCCGGCATCATCACGTCGCTCACGATGAGCGCTGGAGGTTGCTTCAACAACTTCGCCCAGGCGTCATCGCCATTGGCCGCCTCGATGACGGTGTAGTCCGTTTCCAGTTCTCCGCGCAAGTACTCCCTGACATCCGGGTTGTCGTCCACGATCAAGATGCCGGGGTGATCGGGTGTAGAAAGGAAAGGCTCGTTTCCGTTCTGGTTCGATGATGGCGCATGCCGCGCGAAGTGACGGGGGAGCCGGGCAGATCTGGTATCTGGCCGTTCCCGGTTTTTTTTCGTGGCCGGCAGACTGGCTGGAAGCGTTACGGTAAACGTGCTTCCGAAACCCACTTCGCTTTCGACGCTGATCGTGCCCTGGTGAACTTCCACGAGCTCTTTGGCCAGCGCCAGCCCGAGACCGGCGCCTCTGTATTGCCGATGGGCCGGCCTTTGAAGTTGTTCGAACCGATCGAAAAGTCGATCGAGATCTTTTTCCAGAATTCCGATTCCCGTGTCTCTAATGAGGATCGCGATGGACTTCGCGTCGCCGGCCACGGGTTTTAACGACACCCCTACCTTGCCGCCAGCCTCTGTAAATTTGATCGCATTCGAAAGAAGATTGCCTACGATTTTTTCTACTTTATCCCGGTCGAAGACAAGCGGCCAGGACGGTACGTCGCAATGGAAATAAAGGGATACCTGCTCGCGTTCGGCCATCGGGGTAAAAGCGTGGATGAGATCTTTCAGGCAGCTGGCGAGATCCTGTTGTTCCGCGTACAACTCCATCTTGCCGTTTTCTATTCTGGCCAGATCGAGCATTTGATCCACCAGATGAAGCAGCGAATACGCCTGATTCTGAATCCTGCCAAAGGTCGTTGTTAGTGCCTCCCTCGTCGATCCACCGGCGCCCCGAAGGGCTTTCTCGACAGGGCCGAGAATCAGTGTGAGCGGCGTGCGAAACTCATGCGATATATTGGCGAACAGGCGGCTTTTGGCCTGGTCGAGTTCGATCAACTGACGGGCCTGCTTCTCCAGTTGGTCTTTCTGGGTTTCGAGTTGTTCGTTTCGTTCTTCGAGCCGGCGCTCGTGTTCGAGTAATCGGCTGTTTATCTCCTCTATTTCGCGGGCGCGCTCGATTTCTCGTGCCATCGCGCGATCGCGTTCCTGGCGCAGCAAACGATGGCGTTGCATGCGCTCCAGCACAAGGATGCTCGCCACAAGGAGCAGTCCATATCCGGTGAAGGCAAAGGGCGTGCGCCACCAGGGAGGCAAGATGGTGAAACGCAGCGAGATCGGTTCGCTCGAGACGCCGTCGCTGCTAGCGGCCTTGGCGCGGAACGTGTAAGTGCCCGGTGGTAGACTGCTGTATTCCGCCCGACGAAGATTGCCGACATCGCGCCACTCCCTATCGCGTCCTTCCAGCATGACGGTGTACTGGTTCCGCTCGGGCTGGCTATAATGCAGCCCCGCGTATTCGATGGCGACGACGTTCTGGCTGTAGGGCCATTTCAGAGGCTCTGCATCTGATCGCAGATCGAAGCCCGCATCGCCAATCCCAGGTTGATGCAGGCGTTGCCCTTTTACAAAAAGCCCGGTGATCACCATGGCCGGCGGATACGGGTTGTCAACGATCCCTTCTGGAAAGAACGCCGTCACGCCGGCCGGACCTCCGAAAAACAGCTCACCGTCGCTTCCCTTGTTAAAAGCGTCCCACGAGAACCGAAGATCATCCAATCCGTCGTCCAGGCCGTAATTGCGAAAAACGCCGGTCTTCGGATCGAAACGCGACAGGCCAGCATCGGCCGTACTCAGCCACAGATACCCCCTGGCATCCTCGAGTATCCCCATGACGGCATTCGAGGACAATCCATCTTTCACCGAGTAGGTCGTTGTGATGCCGGAAGCCTTGTCGAGCTTAACCAGTCCGTTCCTCCCATACCACAGCGATCCACCCTGATCCTCAATCATTGACGTGCATCCTGAATTGACGGCGACACCTGAGAAAGACGCGTCTTCAGGATTGAACCGGCTGATCGTATTCTCTGCGCAAATCCATAGTCCACCTTCCTGATCTACGAACAATACATTGATGTCCGCTACGGGCAGACTTGATGGATCCGCCGGATCTGGAAGAAATCGCTTAATCCGATTTGTAACTGGATCAATCCGATTCAAGCCTCCTGCAGTACCCACCCATATCATTCCCTCTTGATCTTGCGCAATAGCGGTCACCACAGAATCACTCAGACTAAGGGGATTCTGTGGAATATGGGGGAAGTGGGTGAACGTCTCCGTCGCCCGATCGAATCGGTCGAGGCCACCGCCATACGTACCCACCCACAGCACGC encodes the following:
- a CDS encoding cupin domain-containing protein; this translates as MLHPDLLRFVTRDDIQIEEAPWGPHHWLCRPGLTDAQDLLLVRVHMPAGKAHQFHRHPAMEEIIYVVSGVAEQWVDDAFRILQAGEIAHIPKDVVHATYNAGDEPLVFLAILSPAIFEGPAVVDMCQEEPWRSLKTPVIYP
- a CDS encoding sugar phosphate isomerase/epimerase; translation: MSMNRRNFLHRTAGLAAASLFTPQLLHAHIPAPIPGGKIAFQTWVVREQIAQDFVGTMKKMVAHGYSGIELCSPPSYEKSGFAPLLKYSGKELKRILDGEGIHCESSHYNFAELRDHLPERIAFAKDMGYTQMVASSLGLGKEATMDDWKKAADTMNRLGEQTKAAGIQLGFHNHHGEFEKIDGTLIYDVLLERFDTDLVKLQFQVAVVNIGYKAADYFRAHPGRFISAHLADWSPAKESAVAIGEGVVDWKDFFDAAKVGGLNNVYVEMDPAVLPASASYLKKMG
- a CDS encoding DUF533 domain-containing protein, which produces MELTLEKRDAIATLCLMAAFADGQKDDNERDRIKEIFDSLGAGFSPSLYTRVVLGQADINAAADTLDAPALRTLAYEMAVGVCDADGATTGDEKAFLERLSTALGLDAAASRAFLAQGDALATLPLDSAEPVPAVASTGPAGALKDDPILDALILKYAVINGGLELLPQSLASMAIIPLQMKLVYSVGQHYGYALDQGHIRELLATVGVGMTSQVVENFARKIVGGVLKGTLGKMGSAATGAAVTFASTYAVGHVARSYYSAGRKLEPETLKRMFSEHVERGKALFTSHQPAVEASARNTDVGSLLKMVRG
- a CDS encoding type II toxin-antitoxin system VapC family toxin, with protein sequence MLLDSNIIIYAALPENEWLRRFIAEQAPSVSAVSMVETLGYHRLTEHEQRLLEEFFLVAEVLPISPGVLELAIHLRRQQSMALGDSLIAATALHWGRVLVTRNVKDFEWVEGLRLFNPFEGK
- a CDS encoding DUF6368 family protein; the protein is MGLRARILLPRPLSEKHVAILEQGLRTISTDFEPGLFDEEGWDFSLTNGYPIRIRYRGPARRLYMSFYTNETLIDEQEADMIGAGFGWKPTYAFTVGSYETEPCDHHLLGGLTLILAEKLRGLVDYCGYLTPGRVTDPKRQKDMNLARLRGRLCIVNGYFQYHVSDPLFLRSWLQHPGFMMI
- a CDS encoding T9SS type A sorting domain-containing protein; protein product: MATHTTKNRSIAFLLRLSALLFPFFAFVTTTQAQRVAFNEETAQTTDVIDFENVAPGSNLEVGPLFSGGSFGPITLISRSPLSVFGVPTILDSACPGDVCSGDEYDLGTPNETFGGPGRGIGGEKGQLYANDSGQGHVFIFHDTRVSGLDDPNSTNAPALHILNFPHPITIHSITAVDIDEDDFVIFRLCSAPVCDRFAEDSNMTPFRAPVTGKNGKAVVITDAGDMGKGTPGVVSMTIRTQGSVALDDITFSIEQESAPASSLTAYPNPFNPSTTIRFSIEEQGYVQLMVYDVLGREVRRLVDSVQDSGSHEVTFSSGDLPSGTYLYRLETPDGALTQRMLLLK
- a CDS encoding right-handed parallel beta-helix repeat-containing protein encodes the protein MKRIVMLCCLAGLIMPGCTDTLPVETGGSIVAESGAEGNNAAEKTLDELLSSGTVVEVPAGSVDALADAIASAGSGGVVLLKSGLHHESGTVEINHTVTLVGETGATLISDTTPEFTTGIMDPALLIYGAPDVVVRDFKIIPKGDVGGTALWVEDSPNMVMSHMTILEHERGVIIQHSDHVSIRHNKIVSSTRWQTGDLGFTEGVLVVNGNFAIIEHNDVSDALVGIFVSDRKGLIANNNTHGNLIGIVLCNHPVTLATPGGDLVGSEVNATLWMVRDNYSHDNLDTGYLVVDGANKNYLVNNRGGNNAKYDIELAGDSNRFGFFTPTSRETIVNTQKYNDMVVKDCGVDDKITGGQLVDLSIDPCY
- a CDS encoding two-component regulator propeller domain-containing protein, giving the protein MTSIAQDTVGFMWFGTTEALNRYDGYSFKAYTHSSLDASSLSDNRVSSLILDRSGTLWVGTSRGLNRYVPTSGTFDRFYPGSDTTSLPENEILVLYESPVGEFWVGTAGGLFRFDREANTFEAYLHDPDDVNSLGDGWVQTIYEDRSGTLWIGTGDGFRVGTPGRGGLHRLERKSGVFKHYMYRPGDASSLISNDVHAVVEDRRGELWVGTAGNGLHRYNPVADAFVRIPYLVDGKRSILWSAELTYAGTGVTHVFEDGKDNLWITSYGTGLHRWDRDTQISASYRYNPVDKASISDDDVLSIYEDRTGVLWIGTGGGINKIDQFAKRFRQFRHQPGNANSLSYSHVWSVWEDHTGALWAGTTAGGLNRIDRTTGKVTYFRHRRGDPSSLAHDNVNFLYEDRSGVLWVGTYGGGLDRFDRATETFTHFPHIPQNPLSLSDSVVTAIAQDQEGMIWVGTAGGLNRIDPVTNRIKRFLPDPADPSSLPVADINVLFVDQEGGLWICAENTISRFNPEDASFSGVAVNSGCTSMIEDQGGSLWYGRNGLVKLDKASGITTTYSVKDGLSSNAVMGILEDARGYLWLSTADAGLSRFDPKTGVFRNYGLDDGLDDLRFSWDAFNKGSDGELFFGGPAGVTAFFPEGIVDNPYPPAMVITGLFVKGQRLHQPGIGDAGFDLRSDAEPLKWPYSQNVVAIEYAGLHYSQPERNQYTVMLEGRDREWRDVGNLRRAEYSSLPPGTYTFRAKAASSDGVSSEPISLRFTILPPWWRTPFAFTGYGLLLVASILVLERMQRHRLLRQERDRAMAREIERAREIEEINSRLLEHERRLEERNEQLETQKDQLEKQARQLIELDQAKSRLFANISHEFRTPLTLILGPVEKALRGAGGSTREALTTTFGRIQNQAYSLLHLVDQMLDLARIENGKMELYAEQQDLASCLKDLIHAFTPMAEREQVSLYFHCDVPSWPLVFDRDKVEKIVGNLLSNAIKFTEAGGKVGVSLKPVAGDAKSIAILIRDTGIGILEKDLDRLFDRFEQLQRPAHRQYRGAGLGLALAKELVEVHQGTISVESEVGFGSTFTVTLPASLPATKKNRERPDTRSARLPRHFARHAPSSNQNGNEPFLSTPDHPGILIVDDNPDVREYLRGELETDYTVIEAANGDDAWAKLLKQPPALIVSDVMMPGLDGFELCRKIKSNESLRHIPIMLLTALAGESEAVKGFDCGADDYLEKPFSPAELRARVAGLIRSRNDLRSKFSREVVLKPSNVIVQAEDEAFLERVVAIIEDHISDSHFGVSQLADELGVSSRQLGRKIRATTEKTPTALIWEIRLTRAAQLLQSHSATVAEVAYRTGFKSPSHFSTAFRRKYGVAPRAFADLNH